In the genome of Bacteroides mediterraneensis, the window GAAGTGGTGCAAGTCTACCTGAGCAAGGTGGGGGATGAGACAGGTCCGGTCAAGACACTGCGTGCTTTCAAGCGTGTATTCGTTCCTGCTGGAAAAACAGTCGATGTACACATTACCTTGTCAAAGAAAGATTTGAAATGGTGGAATGAAGAAACGCATAGTATCCTATTTTGTCCGGGAGAATATAATGTCTGGATTGGTGGAAGTTCGGACGGAAAAACGTTGGATAACTATTTGATTACATTACAGTGATTTTGTATGAATGGTACAGAAAATACATATTTGTTATATTTCTGTACCATCCTATTATAAGTCTTTATACGAAAAACGGATTAAAAAGTGTGATAAACAAGAACAATTATTATTTTAAGAGTAAATAATATAAGTAAATACCCTGAATTATTTATGCTTTTATGTATAAAATTCTATAGTCTCATAAAGATTATTCACCATATTTTGTCTTTTCGATTTTTCCATTTTAAACATTATCTGATTGCTTCCGTATTTTTTGCTTAGACTATAAGAGCGTTAATATAAGATTAATATGGATATGGCTTTCAGTCATAGAAAACTCTAAGTTTATTTAGCTAAGGTTCTATTAAATACTATATCATCCATATTATCCTTGGCCCACATTACCAGATTCTTCAATAAAGGAACAAAGGACACTCCTAGTTCTGTAAGATTATATTCCACACGTGGAGGCACTTCTGCATAAATATTTCTTTTAACTAGTCCGTCTTCTTCCAGAGTACGAAGAGTCACAGTCAACATCTTCTGAGATATGTCCGGAATATTCTTTTGCAAGGCATTAAAACGGAGTATGCCTTCCTGTTCCAGAATACATAATACAAGAATAGACCATTTATCACATATTCTTGACAAAACATTGCGTATAGGGCACTTTGGGGTGACCATGTCAGTATTAAATTTCTTATTCATAATTTAAAAGTGTATATTACTTCACAAAAGTAACTATATTTATAATTGTAACCAAATATCTGATATTAATATAACTTTTAATAGTTAATGTAATATAATCATATCTTTTATAATTCATTGATAATCAATATTACTAACGTTTTAGCAAGTGTCTGATATTCAAGTGCCTTATTGTTAATGAATTCTAAAGCTGATACTTTTGCAGAAGTAAAAACAATAAATAATAAGACAATGAAACAGATTAAGAACATTTCAAACGGAAAGAACTACAATGCTATTTCTTTAGGTAATCTCAGTGAATTGAACGAATATGTGCTATCTCTTTCGCCTGATATGAATATACTGGGCAAAGTCTTTATTGGAAGTAATTTATCATGTGAAGGTACTGAAATTTCATTTCAGGTATTCAAGCCGGGAAGTGAGACTGGCTTTCTGCATAAGCATCACAAACATGAAGAAATATATGTGTTTATTAAAGGAAAAGGAGAGTATCAAGTTGACGGCGAAATATTTTCGATAGGTGAAGGAACTGTAATCAGAGTTTCGCCGGATGGAGAACGTACCGTACGCAACAACGGCAATGATGATCTGGTTATGATGTGTATACAGTATAAGCCTGTGGCTTTTGATGAAAGCGATGCTCAGGATGCTGTTATATTGCAGAAAGAAGTAAAATGGTAGTAGTAATTATTTAAAAGAACAATCATTATGAAGAAATATTTAGTTGCACTCGCTTTGTTTTGTATGGCAGGAAGTATTTCCGCCCAGGAAGTTACTCCTCAGACCCAACTGCTTTTGGAGCGTAATAAGGAGTTTAAAGAAGAAATTATCAAACTGGCTGACAATGTTTATACAGCAGTGGGATATGATGTATCAAACATTACCATGATAGTAGGCACAGACGGTGTAATCCTTATAGATGGTGGTATGATTCCGGAAATTACACAGAATGTCTATAAAGAGTTCCGTAAAATAACCGACAAGCCTATCAAGGGAGTTATACTTACTCACGGACACGGAGATCATACAAAAGGGCTTCCTTCGTTTCTTAAGGATAACTCATCACGTATATGGGCTGCAGAGAACTTCGGTATTGAAGATGATTTCCCAAAAGCTGCCGGATTTGTCAATCCACGCGCATACCGTCAGGGCGGGTTCAAACTATCGCCGGAAGAACGTATCAACAATGGTATAGCACCGACACGTTATCCGGGAGGGGCATATAAGACAAACATGTCACAAAAAGAAATGTCTGTTTTTGCACCGTTTACAAAAGATGTAATCACTGATTGGGTAAGCAAGCCTAAAGAAACAATTACCGTTGCCGGAGTAACTCTGGAACTAGTAAGAAGTGACGGTGAGACTGCCGACCATCTGGTGGTATGGTATCCGGAAAAGAAAATCATTTTCCCGGGCGACCAGTTCTATAAATCATTCCCAAACCTTTACGCCATAAGAGGTACTGCATACAGAGATGTAAACAACTGGATTAAGGCTCTTGAGAAAATAATTAGTTTTGACGCTGAAATTATGGCTCAGGGACACACACGCCCTATCGTGGGTAAGGAAAACGTGAGAACAGCATTGAAAAACTATCATGACGCAATACAGTTCGTATTCAACAAGACAATAGAGGGTATGAACAAGGGCATGACACCTGATGAGCTGGTGGAATATGTACAATTACCTGTAGAAATGAAGAATAACCCTGACTTGGTTCAGTATTATGGCAGAGTGGAATGGGCTGTACGTAATATATACAATGGATATATGGGATGGTTCGACGGTAATCCGACCAGTCTTCGTCCTCTTTCTCTTAAAGCTGAGGCTGAAAGATTTGCAAAAATAGCAGGTGGCATAGAAGTTCTAGCAAAGAATGCACGCCAGGCATTAAAAGATAGGGATTATCAGTGGGCCGCTGAATTGTCAGACCGTCTGCTGGCACTTGCCCCAGAGAATAAATCTTATAAGCTTATTAAAGCTAAAGCATTACGCGGACTGGCAGAAAACCTTGAAACCGCCTTGGGAAGAAATTACTATCTGACTGTTGCCGGAGAACTGGAGGTAAGTTGAGCGAATACGTATTTATCTTGGTTCATAAGCGGCATTCAATTTGACCGCTAAGCTACGAATTCAAATCCGTTTCATTCTAAAATGCTGTTTAAAAGACTGTATTCCAATAATTTCAAAGACCGATTAGCCAACTTTTATTGGACAGTAGCGAATCGGAATGTTAAAACAAAAATATTTTCTTGCGGACATTTTTATTTTATCGGCTGAAAAACAGCCGATAAAATTGTCGTGGCGGAAAATACAATGCTTACAAAATTTATGGATTGTGTTGATATGTATAAAAACTATATATCTGTGTACAAATTCTATATATATAATATGTGTGAACAACTATATTTGTACTATAAGCTTTTAAAAAACTATAACATGAAAACATTTATCAGAAAAACGACCTTTATTGTCGGTATATTACTAACATTTACCGGTATAGGAGTATTTGCTCAAAAATACCCAAAACATGAAGAATTGTCAAGAACCAAAGCTAATCATATACTTTCTGATGTTTGGATGCGAGATCCATATATCTTTATAGGTCCGGACCAAAATTATTACCTCACCTATACTAATGGCAAAATGGAAATGCCAGTATGGAAAAGTACAAATCTCAAGGACTGGCAGAAAATCGGAGAAAAGTATACCATGAAGAATCTGTCATACTATAATCAGTTGTTGGAACAACAGAAAGAACTTTTGAAAGAAAGAAAAGAAGCAAAATTATGGGCACCTGAAATCTATTACATCAACAATACATGGGTAGCAGTTCATACTTCAAACCTTAAACAGTCTACTATCATTACATCGGAAACTCCAGAATTTTCTACTATTATGGAGCCTATGAAAACTGAATTCGGACAGAACCATGACCCTTCAATCTTCCAGGACAACGACGGTAAAATATGGTTAATAGATAAATGTGCTGAAATTCAGCAATTGAAGAACGATTTATCGGGTTTTATAGGTAAACCTGTCAAATTAAATCCTGCCAATAGAAAAATGGGACACGAAGGATGTCAGATTATAAAATTTGGAAACAAATATGTATGGTTTGGCACTGCATGGTCCAAAGATGAACTAAGAAAAGGTACGTACAATCTGTATTATGCTACAGCTGACAAGATAGAAGGTCCATATAGTGACAGAAAATTTGCAGGAAGATGTTTGGGACATGGAACTGTTTTTAAAGACAAAGAAGGGC includes:
- a CDS encoding helix-turn-helix domain-containing protein, with the protein product MNKKFNTDMVTPKCPIRNVLSRICDKWSILVLCILEQEGILRFNALQKNIPDISQKMLTVTLRTLEEDGLVKRNIYAEVPPRVEYNLTELGVSFVPLLKNLVMWAKDNMDDIVFNRTLAK
- a CDS encoding cupin domain-containing protein; its protein translation is MKQIKNISNGKNYNAISLGNLSELNEYVLSLSPDMNILGKVFIGSNLSCEGTEISFQVFKPGSETGFLHKHHKHEEIYVFIKGKGEYQVDGEIFSIGEGTVIRVSPDGERTVRNNGNDDLVMMCIQYKPVAFDESDAQDAVILQKEVKW
- a CDS encoding alkyl/aryl-sulfatase, which produces MKKYLVALALFCMAGSISAQEVTPQTQLLLERNKEFKEEIIKLADNVYTAVGYDVSNITMIVGTDGVILIDGGMIPEITQNVYKEFRKITDKPIKGVILTHGHGDHTKGLPSFLKDNSSRIWAAENFGIEDDFPKAAGFVNPRAYRQGGFKLSPEERINNGIAPTRYPGGAYKTNMSQKEMSVFAPFTKDVITDWVSKPKETITVAGVTLELVRSDGETADHLVVWYPEKKIIFPGDQFYKSFPNLYAIRGTAYRDVNNWIKALEKIISFDAEIMAQGHTRPIVGKENVRTALKNYHDAIQFVFNKTIEGMNKGMTPDELVEYVQLPVEMKNNPDLVQYYGRVEWAVRNIYNGYMGWFDGNPTSLRPLSLKAEAERFAKIAGGIEVLAKNARQALKDRDYQWAAELSDRLLALAPENKSYKLIKAKALRGLAENLETALGRNYYLTVAGELEVS
- a CDS encoding family 43 glycosylhydrolase, producing the protein MKTFIRKTTFIVGILLTFTGIGVFAQKYPKHEELSRTKANHILSDVWMRDPYIFIGPDQNYYLTYTNGKMEMPVWKSTNLKDWQKIGEKYTMKNLSYYNQLLEQQKELLKERKEAKLWAPEIYYINNTWVAVHTSNLKQSTIITSETPEFSTIMEPMKTEFGQNHDPSIFQDNDGKIWLIDKCAEIQQLKNDLSGFIGKPVKLNPANRKMGHEGCQIIKFGNKYVWFGTAWSKDELRKGTYNLYYATADKIEGPYSDRKFAGRCLGHGTVFKDKEGQWWCTAFLNGDYRSPSEVNKGVDPSVATSMNKQGLTLVPLSMKIIDGDVSVKALDPEYTNPGNEENQKF